In Candidatus Legionella polyplacis, the following are encoded in one genomic region:
- the tmk gene encoding dTMP kinase, giving the protein MLLIKSKVMKSNCGYFIVIEGLEGSGKSTILRLIKKYLILKNFIFKILTVRDPGGTFLGESIRKIITNKNINFLSFKAELLLFYAARVQLFEQVIQPALKKNICVLSDRFELSTFAYQYGGRKINKEFIIKLSKFCLNKFKPDLTFFLDITPKECFNRILKRNKIDRFEKESFYFFQCVYDTYHEFISSMKNVICINVCKKSLNEIFNLIISKLNNLIFNDESK; this is encoded by the coding sequence ATGTTACTTATAAAAAGTAAAGTTATGAAAAGTAATTGTGGATACTTTATTGTTATAGAAGGATTAGAAGGATCTGGAAAATCCACTATATTACGTTTAATTAAAAAATATTTAATTTTAAAAAATTTTATATTTAAAATTTTAACTGTAAGAGATCCAGGAGGAACTTTTTTAGGAGAAAGTATAAGAAAAATTATAACAAATAAAAATATAAATTTTTTAAGTTTTAAAGCAGAATTACTTTTATTTTATGCTGCAAGAGTTCAATTATTTGAACAAGTAATACAACCAGCATTAAAGAAAAATATTTGTGTTTTAAGTGACAGATTTGAATTATCAACGTTTGCATATCAATATGGTGGAAGAAAAATAAATAAAGAATTTATTATTAAACTTTCTAAGTTTTGTTTAAATAAATTTAAACCAGATTTAACATTTTTCTTAGATATTACTCCAAAAGAATGTTTTAATAGAATATTAAAAAGAAATAAAATTGATAGATTCGAAAAAGAATCATTTTATTTTTTTCAATGTGTATATGATACTTATCATGAATTTATTAGTTCTATGAAAAATGTAATTTGTATTAATGTTTGTAAAAAATCTTTAAATGAAATATTTAACTTAATTATATCAAAATTAAATAATTTAATTTTCAATGATGAATCTAAATAA
- a CDS encoding TatD family hydrolase produces the protein MLVDSHCHLHLIDYNHINKNIDYIINDAYKNNVKHILCVSTDLDDYLTLTKLSDLYKNISISVGLHPNKNKYDVSSLKEFSCDSRCIAIGETGLDFNLKTLNSNKIKQKELFKYHIKIAKNIKKPLIIHTRNAALETLEIMNNENAENVGGVIHCFNESYKIAKYFLDMNFYLSFSGIITFKNAKYLREVVKKIPINRILIETDSPYLAPEPYRGKQNYPAFLKYVATILGEIKNKNFKEISKKTTENFFNCFNSINNSI, from the coding sequence ATGTTAGTAGATTCTCATTGTCATCTTCATTTAATTGATTATAATCATATAAACAAAAATATAGATTACATCATAAATGATGCATATAAAAATAATGTGAAACACATATTATGTGTTTCTACAGATTTAGATGATTATCTAACTTTAACTAAATTATCTGACTTATATAAAAATATAAGCATTTCTGTAGGTTTACATCCTAATAAAAACAAATATGATGTATCTTCTTTGAAAGAATTTTCTTGTGATTCACGATGTATTGCTATAGGAGAAACTGGATTAGATTTTAATTTAAAAACATTAAATAGTAATAAAATAAAACAAAAAGAGTTATTTAAATATCATATAAAAATTGCAAAAAATATTAAAAAACCATTGATAATACATACTAGAAATGCAGCATTAGAAACATTAGAAATAATGAATAACGAAAATGCAGAAAATGTAGGTGGTGTAATACATTGTTTTAATGAAAGTTATAAAATAGCAAAATATTTTTTAGATATGAATTTCTATCTTTCTTTTTCTGGAATCATTACATTTAAAAATGCTAAATATTTAAGAGAAGTAGTAAAAAAAATACCTATTAATCGAATTTTAATTGAAACGGATTCTCCATATCTTGCTCCAGAACCATATAGAGGAAAACAAAATTATCCTGCCTTTCTAAAATATGTTGCTACAATCTTAGGTGAAATTAAGAATAAAAATTTTAAAGAAATTTCAAAAAAAACTACAGAAAACTTTTTTAATTGTTTCAATTCTATTAATAATAGTATATAA
- the acpP gene encoding acyl carrier protein: MDTIEKRVKKIVAEQLNLNRDELKNSASFIQDLGADSLDTVELVMALEEEFNMEISDDQAEKIGTIQEAIDYIKLNIEKEKNHKT, from the coding sequence ATGGATACAATCGAAAAAAGAGTAAAAAAAATTGTTGCTGAACAACTAAATTTAAATAGAGATGAATTAAAAAATTCAGCATCATTTATTCAAGATTTAGGAGCAGATTCGTTAGATACTGTTGAATTAGTAATGGCATTAGAAGAAGAATTTAATATGGAAATATCTGATGATCAAGCTGAAAAAATTGGAACAATACAAGAAGCAATAGATTATATTAAATTAAATATAGAAAAAGAAAAAAATCATAAAACTTAA
- the fabF gene encoding beta-ketoacyl-ACP synthase II, with translation MNKRRVVVTGIGMVTPIGLNVCQTWNNILLGKSGVSLVNEFDTSKYTTKIWAKVKNFNIENYIPLSESKKMDLFTQFGMVATIEAIKDSKLIINDSISYRTGVSVGAGIGGIETIIRNQEKLIKYGPKKISPFFIPSGIINILSGQISIKYKLKGPNIAISTACTTGTHNIGIAFRMISYGDADLMICGGSEMTTNPLCLAGFSATRSLSKRNHEPEKASRPWDKDRDGFVIGEGSGILILEEFNHAINRGASIYAEIVGFGMSGDAYHITAPDKEAEGFLRSMLHAIKDAKVNIEQIDYINAHGTSTYLNDLYETKAIKKLFKNHAYNLAISSTKSMTGHLLGATGAVEAIFTVLAIKNQIAPPTINLDHPDKNCDLNYVAHKPQKRTINFALSNSFGFGGTNGSLLFKKI, from the coding sequence TTGAATAAAAGACGTGTTGTTGTAACAGGAATAGGAATGGTAACACCTATTGGATTAAATGTTTGTCAAACATGGAATAATATTTTATTGGGGAAAAGTGGTGTATCATTGGTGAATGAGTTTGATACATCTAAATATACAACTAAAATTTGGGCTAAAGTTAAAAACTTTAATATTGAAAATTATATTCCATTAAGTGAATCAAAAAAAATGGATTTATTTACACAATTTGGTATGGTTGCTACTATTGAAGCTATAAAAGATTCTAAGTTAATTATTAATGATTCGATTAGTTATCGTACAGGAGTTTCTGTTGGAGCAGGGATTGGTGGTATAGAAACTATTATAAGAAATCAAGAAAAATTAATTAAATATGGTCCAAAAAAAATATCTCCTTTTTTTATTCCTTCTGGAATAATAAATATTTTATCTGGACAGATATCAATAAAATATAAATTAAAAGGACCAAATATTGCAATATCTACTGCTTGTACAACAGGAACTCATAATATAGGAATTGCATTTCGTATGATTTCCTATGGAGATGCAGATCTTATGATTTGTGGAGGATCTGAGATGACTACAAATCCATTATGTTTAGCTGGTTTTTCTGCAACTCGTTCTTTATCAAAGCGCAATCATGAACCTGAAAAAGCATCTAGGCCATGGGATAAAGATAGAGATGGTTTCGTTATCGGAGAAGGATCTGGAATTCTTATATTAGAAGAATTTAATCATGCAATAAATAGAGGTGCATCTATTTATGCAGAAATAGTTGGATTTGGAATGTCAGGAGATGCTTATCATATTACAGCTCCTGATAAAGAAGCAGAGGGATTTTTAAGATCAATGCTACATGCTATTAAAGATGCAAAAGTAAATATAGAACAAATTGATTATATAAATGCTCACGGAACTTCTACTTATTTAAATGATTTGTATGAAACAAAAGCTATAAAAAAATTATTTAAAAATCATGCTTACAACTTAGCTATTAGCTCTACAAAGTCTATGACTGGACATTTATTAGGTGCTACAGGAGCTGTAGAAGCTATTTTTACTGTTCTTGCAATTAAAAATCAAATTGCTCCTCCTACTATAAATTTAGATCATCCTGATAAAAATTGTGATTTAAATTATGTAGCACATAAACCTCAAAAAAGAACTATTAATTTTGCTTTAAGTAATTCATTTGGATTTGGAGGTACCAATGGGAGTCTTTTATTTAAAAAAATTTAA
- the gyrA gene encoding DNA gyrase subunit A has protein sequence MISLAKEITLINVEDELKKSYLDYAMSVIIGRALPNIYDGLKPVHRRILFAMKELNNDWDKPYKKSARIVGDVIGKYHPHGDMAVYDAIVRMAQSFSMRYMLIDGQGNFGSVDGDLAAAMRYTEIRMSKFSHYLLNDLEKDTVDFIPNYDESEFVPSVLPTKIPNLLVNGSSGIAVGMATNIPPHNLTEVINGCIAVINNPEISIDSLIKIIPGPDFPTSAIINGKEGILNAYRTGKGRILIRARTEIETNNQGNNSIIVTELPYQVNKSKIIEKISELIKEKRIGGISGLRDESNKQGMRIVIELKKGEKPEIILNNLYSYTQMQNVFGINMVALVNNRPCLVNLKQIIEEFLKHRKEIIIRRTIFDLNKTKHRAHILTGLSVSLENINDIIDLIKKSQTSEEAKKNLLHRSWNVKIIKDLFKKSEKDFFDINNFQVNTNSLLKNNKYKFSTKQTESILKLTLQRLTKLEQKNIVDELESLLIKIKNFLSILNNSDLINKIIYQELVEIKNEFGDLRKTEIISSQEELNYEDLITKEDIVVTLSHQGYVKYQPLSIYQSQKRGGKGKLATNVKEEDFIERLLIAKTHDNLLCFSNYGKLYWLKAYQLPLSSRISRGKPINNILPLDQNEVINAILPVQKYKKGYFIFMVTKLSILKKVPIEAFSRPRSSGIIAIDLSHGDRLVGVDITDNNRDIMLFSDAGKVVRFNERLIRPTGRTAKGVKGIKLKENQSVISLVVLKKEGTILTATENGYGKRTNIEEYPKSGKSSQGVISIRVNQRNGKVVRSLQVKENDEIMLITNKGTLVRFKVNEISIIKRNTQGVRLINLGLGEYLVGMQRIEEIQ, from the coding sequence ATGATATCTCTTGCAAAAGAAATAACGTTAATTAACGTAGAGGATGAATTAAAAAAATCTTATCTAGATTATGCAATGAGCGTAATTATAGGAAGAGCTTTGCCTAATATATATGATGGTTTAAAACCTGTCCATAGAAGAATTCTTTTTGCTATGAAAGAATTGAATAATGATTGGGATAAACCTTATAAAAAATCAGCTAGAATTGTTGGAGATGTCATTGGAAAATATCATCCTCATGGAGATATGGCAGTATATGATGCAATTGTTCGTATGGCTCAATCATTTTCCATGAGATATATGCTTATTGATGGACAAGGAAATTTTGGTTCAGTTGATGGAGATCTTGCTGCTGCTATGAGATACACTGAAATAAGAATGTCAAAATTTTCTCATTACTTATTAAATGATTTAGAAAAAGATACAGTAGATTTTATACCTAATTATGATGAATCTGAATTTGTCCCATCAGTTTTGCCAACTAAAATTCCTAATCTTTTAGTCAATGGTTCATCTGGAATTGCAGTTGGAATGGCTACCAATATCCCACCACATAATTTAACGGAAGTTATAAATGGATGTATAGCAGTAATTAATAATCCTGAAATCAGTATTGATAGTCTTATTAAGATTATACCAGGTCCTGATTTTCCTACATCAGCTATTATAAATGGAAAAGAAGGTATATTAAATGCTTATCGTACGGGGAAAGGAAGAATTTTAATTAGAGCTAGAACAGAAATAGAAACAAACAATCAAGGAAATAATTCAATTATTGTTACGGAATTACCTTATCAGGTTAATAAATCTAAAATTATTGAAAAAATTTCTGAACTTATTAAGGAGAAACGTATTGGAGGAATTTCTGGATTAAGAGATGAATCTAATAAACAAGGTATGAGAATAGTTATAGAATTAAAAAAAGGTGAAAAACCTGAAATTATATTAAATAATTTGTATTCTTATACTCAAATGCAAAATGTTTTTGGAATTAATATGGTTGCATTAGTAAATAATAGACCTTGTTTGGTTAATTTAAAACAAATTATTGAAGAATTTCTTAAGCATAGAAAAGAAATTATAATTAGAAGAACTATTTTTGATTTAAACAAAACAAAACACAGAGCTCATATTTTAACAGGATTAAGTGTTTCATTAGAAAATATTAATGATATCATTGATTTAATAAAAAAATCACAAACTTCTGAAGAAGCTAAAAAGAATTTATTACATAGATCATGGAATGTAAAAATTATAAAAGATTTATTTAAAAAATCAGAAAAAGATTTTTTTGATATTAATAATTTTCAAGTAAATACAAATTCTTTATTAAAAAATAATAAATATAAATTTTCTACTAAACAAACAGAATCTATATTAAAATTAACCTTACAACGTTTAACAAAACTTGAACAAAAAAATATTGTTGATGAACTGGAATCATTATTAATAAAGATTAAAAATTTTTTATCTATATTAAATAATTCTGATTTAATAAATAAGATTATTTATCAAGAATTAGTAGAAATAAAAAATGAATTTGGAGATTTAAGAAAAACAGAAATTATATCTTCTCAAGAAGAATTAAATTATGAAGATTTAATAACAAAAGAAGATATTGTAGTTACTTTATCACATCAAGGATATGTAAAATATCAACCATTATCTATATATCAATCTCAAAAAAGAGGTGGAAAAGGAAAATTAGCAACTAATGTAAAAGAAGAAGATTTTATAGAAAGACTGTTAATAGCTAAAACTCATGACAATTTACTTTGTTTTTCTAATTATGGAAAATTATATTGGTTAAAAGCATATCAATTACCATTATCAAGTAGAATTTCTAGAGGAAAACCAATAAATAATATATTACCATTAGATCAAAATGAAGTAATTAATGCTATTTTGCCAGTGCAAAAATATAAAAAAGGTTATTTTATTTTTATGGTTACCAAATTATCTATACTTAAAAAAGTACCTATAGAAGCATTTAGTAGACCACGATCATCTGGAATTATAGCAATTGATTTGAGTCATGGAGATCGTCTTGTTGGGGTAGATATTACTGATAACAATAGAGATATCATGTTATTTAGTGATGCAGGAAAAGTAGTACGTTTTAATGAAAGATTAATTAGACCAACTGGAAGAACCGCTAAAGGAGTAAAAGGAATAAAATTAAAAGAAAATCAATCTGTTATTTCTTTAGTAGTTCTTAAAAAAGAAGGTACAATACTTACAGCTACTGAAAATGGATATGGGAAACGTACTAATATAGAAGAATATCCAAAATCAGGAAAAAGTAGTCAAGGAGTAATTTCTATTAGAGTTAATCAAAGAAATGGAAAAGTTGTAAGATCTCTCCAAGTTAAAGAAAATGATGAAATTATGTTAATCACTAATAAGGGAACTCTTGTAAGATTTAAAGTTAATGAAATTTCAATTATAAAAAGAAATACTCAAGGTGTAAGGTTGATAAACCTTGGTTTAGGAGAATATTTAGTTGGAATGCAACGGATAGAAGAAATTCAATAA
- the fabG gene encoding 3-oxoacyl-[acyl-carrier-protein] reductase, whose protein sequence is MMKLNNKFVLITGANRGIGKSIALTLAKKNFFIIGTASTEEGVQSINDNFVKNNLFGEGFLLNLKNKEEIINLISILYKQKKIPSILINNAGICNDNLLIRMKDKEWTDVIDVNLNSIFYLTKLCVKFMLKFKWGRIVNISSVIGLIGNSGQTNYAATKSAIIGFSKSLAKELAIKGITVNVVAPGFIDTDMTKKIPDFIKEKILKYIPMKKIGKPQHVANAVLFLISDYAEYITGETIHVNGGMYMC, encoded by the coding sequence ATTATGAAATTAAATAATAAATTTGTTTTAATTACAGGAGCTAATAGAGGAATTGGTAAATCTATTGCATTAACATTAGCTAAAAAAAATTTTTTTATAATTGGAACAGCTTCTACAGAGGAAGGTGTTCAAAGTATTAATGATAATTTTGTTAAAAATAACTTATTCGGTGAAGGTTTTCTTTTAAATCTTAAAAATAAAGAAGAAATTATTAATTTAATTAGTATACTTTATAAACAAAAAAAAATTCCTTCCATATTGATAAATAATGCAGGAATTTGTAATGATAATTTACTTATACGAATGAAAGATAAAGAATGGACCGATGTTATAGATGTTAATTTGAATTCTATATTTTATTTAACTAAATTGTGTGTAAAGTTTATGTTAAAATTTAAATGGGGTAGAATTGTAAATATAAGTTCTGTTATTGGTTTAATAGGAAATTCTGGTCAAACTAATTATGCAGCAACAAAATCTGCTATTATTGGATTTAGTAAATCTTTAGCTAAAGAATTAGCAATCAAAGGAATTACAGTGAATGTTGTTGCTCCTGGGTTTATTGATACTGATATGACTAAAAAAATACCTGATTTTATAAAAGAAAAAATATTAAAATATATCCCTATGAAAAAAATAGGAAAACCTCAACATGTAGCAAATGCTGTATTGTTTTTAATTTCTGATTATGCAGAATATATTACTGGAGAAACTATTCATGTTAATGGAGGGATGTATATGTGTTGA
- a CDS encoding citrate/2-methylcitrate synthase, which yields MKNQCLTGLKDIKAGESAISNIDAENYELCYRGYSVKEIIKYANFEEIAYLLLYNHLPNAVELKRYHSKLIESRVLPNALKNILEKIPINTNPMDVLHIGCMFMSILEPETDFIHQQHNIIDRLLAIFPGILCYWYNFHYKRKKISEIINKFTLSEYFLSLLFNDKCDPLIYKAFDISLILYAEHEFNASTFASRITASTLSDIYSAISTAIGTLRGVLHGGANEMAIKLLLHLKNVKNISKELKIMFSKKMKIMGFGHRVYKKYDPRSNIIKKWAYKLCKFRNNEQLFDIAETVENIMINEKKLFPNVDFYSALLYYFCNIPTFLFTPIFVMSRISGWGAHIFEQRENNNLIRPKAEYVGPKLKKFIKINERL from the coding sequence ATGAAAAATCAATGTTTAACTGGTTTAAAAGATATCAAAGCTGGAGAATCTGCGATTTCCAATATTGATGCTGAAAATTATGAATTATGTTACAGAGGTTATTCTGTAAAAGAAATAATAAAATACGCTAATTTTGAAGAAATTGCTTATCTTTTATTGTATAATCATTTGCCTAATGCAGTAGAATTAAAAAGATATCATTCTAAGCTAATAGAATCTAGAGTATTACCAAATGCATTAAAAAATATTCTAGAAAAAATACCAATAAATACTAATCCTATGGATGTATTACATATAGGTTGTATGTTTATGTCTATTTTAGAGCCAGAAACAGATTTTATACATCAACAACATAATATTATTGACAGATTATTAGCTATATTTCCTGGTATTTTATGCTATTGGTATAATTTTCACTATAAAAGAAAAAAAATATCTGAAATTATTAATAAATTCACTTTAAGTGAATATTTTTTGTCATTATTATTCAATGACAAATGTGATCCTTTAATATATAAAGCTTTTGACATATCGTTAATTTTATATGCAGAACATGAATTTAATGCTTCTACTTTTGCATCTCGCATTACAGCATCAACTTTATCTGATATTTATTCTGCTATTTCAACTGCAATAGGTACATTACGTGGAGTTTTACATGGTGGAGCTAATGAAATGGCAATAAAATTATTATTACATTTAAAAAATGTAAAAAATATTAGCAAAGAATTAAAAATTATGTTTTCTAAAAAAATGAAAATTATGGGATTTGGTCATCGTGTATATAAAAAATATGATCCAAGATCTAATATTATAAAAAAATGGGCATATAAATTATGTAAATTTAGAAATAATGAACAATTATTTGATATAGCTGAAACAGTTGAAAATATTATGATAAATGAAAAGAAATTATTTCCCAATGTAGACTTTTATAGTGCATTACTATATTATTTCTGTAACATTCCTACTTTTTTATTTACTCCTATTTTTGTAATGTCAAGAATATCAGGATGGGGAGCTCATATTTTTGAGCAAAGAGAAAATAATAACTTAATAAGACCAAAAGCAGAATATGTTGGTCCAAAATTAAAAAAATTTATTAAAATAAATGAACGATTATAA